One window of the Anaeromyxobacter dehalogenans 2CP-C genome contains the following:
- a CDS encoding sigma-54-dependent Fis family transcriptional regulator, whose translation MATLIVRGPDGSEREVALVKRITSVGRDPENDVAVEDPALPATALHIHFDGKDYNAAAHDRSDMTVNGKRRGAWRLGPGDRIRVAGTELTFEAVARTPLPSARPIAGQRLQALETLVRFSERLLGATDLNRLLDELMDALLEVTHADKGFLILLEDGEMSVRAARNVARETIEGAVERVSDSIIRRVVETRRALVVADALHDSEWSGSTSVVNLKLCSVMCAPLMQKGEVFGVIYLGNDNVVSLFDERALELLAPFAAQASLLVQNAMLLDSLRRENLSLKEAVASRQYGDLIGAGASMREVYRRIEKVAGTDISVLVSGETGTGKEVVAREIHRRSTRANGPFVAVNCGAIPEALLESELFGHVKGAFTGAVATRMGKFQAAHGGTLFLDEIGDMPLALQVKILRALQDRAVTKVGDNRPEAVDLRVVAATNRVLEEEIRKGTFREDLYYRLNVVAIHLPPLRDRGEDVVVIGKYFLQKYAKEFTARVRGFTPGALVAMRKYAWPGNIRELENRVKKAVVLADRALVSAEDLDLRPEILEPILPLAQAKEEFQKRYINEVLERNAGNRTKTAKDLGVDPRTVFRHLEKLEAERRGQVLPPDDEETEA comes from the coding sequence GTGGCCACGCTCATCGTGAGAGGACCGGACGGCTCCGAGCGCGAGGTGGCGCTGGTGAAGCGCATCACCAGCGTGGGCCGCGACCCGGAGAACGACGTGGCGGTGGAGGACCCGGCGCTGCCCGCCACCGCGCTGCACATCCACTTCGACGGGAAGGACTACAACGCCGCCGCCCACGACCGCTCCGACATGACCGTGAACGGGAAGCGGCGCGGCGCCTGGCGCCTGGGGCCGGGCGACCGGATCCGGGTGGCCGGCACCGAGCTCACCTTCGAGGCGGTGGCGCGCACGCCGCTGCCCTCGGCCCGGCCCATCGCCGGCCAGCGGCTGCAGGCGCTGGAGACGCTGGTGCGCTTCTCCGAGCGGCTCCTCGGCGCGACCGACCTGAACCGGCTGCTCGACGAGCTGATGGACGCGCTGCTCGAGGTCACGCACGCGGACAAGGGCTTCCTGATCCTGCTCGAGGACGGGGAGATGAGCGTCCGCGCCGCGCGCAACGTGGCGCGCGAGACCATCGAGGGCGCGGTGGAGCGGGTCTCCGACTCGATCATCCGGCGCGTGGTCGAGACCCGCCGCGCGCTGGTGGTGGCCGACGCGCTGCACGACTCGGAGTGGTCGGGCTCGACGTCGGTGGTGAACCTGAAGCTCTGCTCGGTGATGTGCGCCCCGCTCATGCAGAAGGGCGAGGTGTTCGGCGTCATCTACCTGGGCAACGACAACGTGGTCTCGCTGTTCGACGAGCGCGCCCTCGAGCTGCTCGCGCCGTTCGCCGCGCAGGCGTCGCTGCTGGTGCAGAACGCCATGCTGCTCGACTCGCTGCGCCGCGAGAACCTCTCCCTCAAGGAGGCGGTGGCCTCGCGCCAGTACGGCGACCTCATCGGCGCCGGCGCGTCCATGCGCGAGGTCTACCGGCGCATCGAGAAGGTGGCCGGCACCGACATCTCGGTGCTGGTGTCCGGCGAGACCGGCACCGGCAAGGAGGTGGTGGCGCGGGAGATCCACCGGCGCTCCACGCGCGCGAACGGGCCGTTCGTGGCGGTGAACTGCGGCGCGATCCCCGAGGCGCTGCTCGAGTCGGAGCTGTTCGGCCACGTGAAGGGCGCGTTCACCGGCGCGGTGGCGACGCGCATGGGCAAGTTCCAGGCGGCGCACGGCGGCACGCTGTTCCTCGACGAGATCGGCGACATGCCGCTCGCGCTCCAGGTGAAGATCCTCCGGGCGCTGCAGGATCGCGCCGTCACCAAGGTGGGCGACAACCGCCCGGAGGCGGTGGACCTGCGGGTGGTGGCCGCCACGAACCGCGTCCTCGAGGAGGAGATCCGCAAGGGCACCTTCCGCGAGGACCTCTACTACCGGCTGAACGTGGTCGCGATCCACCTGCCCCCGCTCCGCGATCGCGGCGAGGACGTGGTGGTCATCGGCAAGTACTTCCTGCAGAAGTACGCGAAGGAGTTCACCGCGCGGGTGCGCGGGTTCACCCCGGGCGCGCTCGTGGCCATGCGCAAGTACGCCTGGCCGGGCAACATCCGCGAGCTCGAGAACCGCGTGAAGAAGGCGGTGGTGCTGGCCGACCGCGCGCTGGTGTCCGCGGAGGACCTCGACCTGCGCCCGGAGATCCTCGAGCCCATCCTCCCGCTGGCCCAGGCCAAGGAGGAGTTCCAGAAGCGGTACATCAACGAGGTGCTGGAGCGGAACGCCGGGAACCGCACCAAGACCGCGAAGGACCTGGGCGTGGACCCGCGCACCGTGTTCCGCCACCTCGAGAAGCTCGAGGCCGAGCGGCGCGGCCAGGTCCTGCCGCCCGACGACGAGGAGACCGAGGCGTGA
- a CDS encoding serine/threonine-protein kinase — MLGRYELLEQVGSGGMAVVYRGRDTALDREVAVKLLHPHLASAPDSRARFSREARAVARLSHPSIVEIYDYAGDAAVESYLVTEFVRGRTLRAWAAGVGFGFPELGMLVGRTLADALAHAHAAGVIHRDLKPENVLVHEDEPPSVKLADFGIARILASDERMTMTGALVGSPHHMAPEIVEGHDADARSDVFSLGTILYWLATGKLPFAASNPTAILRRVLEGDFEDPRQADPRVPGALAALIRRCLQVDPAKRPASMVEVRDALDRILAEVGIDRPGDALLAFLRDPAAVKAAFPARAGAALVALGDAAAAEGAAARALGYYDRVLAIDPANAEVPAKLARLARRRRLRRAAAIAGAALAVLAAVGAVALTVGPRLRAALAPAPRPPPPAVARAAPEPAPAPAPATEAAAPPARAPAGAQGASAPGAGTPAAAAPHAAAAAVPFTVHVRPYAQRALLDGVEVAHDQQLVRFELAPGPHVIQVEHACCSPFVRRISAEEAARQGELRVPLEPRPARLRVEGDPATRVYLDGRLVGTAGESQRAPFLVAVPAGGESPYEAPARILLDLAGAPARTLDVKLRAGGEVTVAATQAQESP; from the coding sequence ATGCTGGGCCGGTACGAGCTCCTCGAGCAGGTGGGGAGCGGCGGCATGGCGGTCGTCTACCGCGGCCGCGACACCGCGCTCGATCGCGAGGTCGCGGTGAAGCTGCTCCACCCGCACCTCGCCTCCGCGCCCGACTCGCGCGCCCGCTTCTCGCGCGAGGCGCGCGCGGTGGCGCGCCTGTCCCACCCGTCGATCGTCGAGATCTACGACTACGCCGGCGACGCGGCGGTGGAGAGCTACCTCGTCACCGAGTTCGTGCGCGGCCGCACGCTGCGCGCCTGGGCGGCCGGGGTCGGCTTCGGCTTCCCCGAGCTCGGCATGCTGGTGGGGCGGACGCTCGCCGACGCGCTCGCGCACGCGCACGCGGCCGGGGTCATCCACCGGGACCTCAAGCCGGAGAACGTGCTGGTCCACGAGGACGAGCCGCCCTCGGTGAAGCTCGCCGACTTCGGCATCGCCCGGATCCTCGCCTCCGACGAGCGCATGACCATGACCGGCGCGCTGGTGGGCTCGCCCCACCACATGGCGCCCGAGATCGTGGAGGGGCACGACGCCGACGCGCGCAGCGACGTGTTCTCGCTCGGGACCATCCTGTACTGGCTCGCCACCGGCAAGCTGCCGTTCGCCGCGTCCAACCCCACCGCCATCCTGCGGCGCGTGCTGGAGGGCGACTTCGAGGACCCGCGCCAGGCCGACCCGCGGGTGCCCGGCGCGCTCGCCGCGCTGATCCGGCGCTGCCTCCAGGTGGATCCGGCGAAGCGCCCGGCCAGCATGGTCGAGGTGCGCGACGCGCTGGACCGGATCCTGGCGGAGGTCGGGATCGACCGGCCCGGCGACGCGCTGCTCGCGTTCCTGCGCGACCCGGCCGCGGTGAAGGCCGCGTTCCCGGCGCGCGCCGGGGCCGCGCTCGTCGCGCTCGGCGACGCGGCCGCCGCCGAGGGCGCCGCCGCGCGCGCGCTCGGGTATTACGACCGCGTGCTCGCCATCGACCCGGCCAACGCCGAGGTCCCGGCCAAGCTGGCGCGCCTGGCGCGGCGCCGGCGCCTGCGCCGGGCCGCGGCGATCGCCGGCGCGGCGCTGGCGGTGCTGGCCGCGGTGGGCGCGGTCGCGCTGACGGTCGGGCCCCGGCTGCGGGCCGCGCTCGCGCCCGCGCCCCGGCCGCCGCCGCCGGCCGTGGCCCGCGCCGCGCCGGAGCCCGCGCCCGCCCCGGCGCCGGCGACCGAGGCCGCGGCCCCCCCGGCGCGCGCGCCCGCCGGCGCCCAGGGCGCCTCCGCGCCCGGCGCCGGGACGCCGGCCGCCGCCGCCCCGCACGCGGCGGCCGCCGCCGTCCCGTTCACGGTCCACGTCCGCCCGTACGCCCAGCGCGCGCTCCTCGACGGCGTCGAGGTCGCGCACGACCAGCAGCTCGTCCGCTTCGAGCTCGCGCCGGGACCGCACGTGATCCAGGTCGAGCACGCCTGCTGCTCGCCGTTCGTGCGGCGCATCTCCGCCGAGGAGGCCGCGCGCCAGGGCGAGCTGCGCGTGCCGCTCGAGCCCCGCCCGGCCCGGCTGCGCGTCGAGGGCGATCCCGCCACCCGCGTCTACCTGGACGGCCGGCTGGTGGGCACCGCCGGCGAGTCGCAGCGCGCGCCGTTCCTGGTCGCCGTCCCGGCCGGCGGCGAGAGCCCCTACGAGGCGCCCGCGCGCATCCTGCTCGACCTCGCGGGCGCGCCCGCCCGCACGCTCGACGTGAAGCTGCGCGCCGGCGGCGAGGTGACCGTGGCGGCGACGCAGGCCCAGGAGTCCCCGTGA
- a CDS encoding tetratricopeptide repeat protein codes for MNAIPLLLALSLLAPPELKRAKDRFEFGAYGDAAGALRQMLAGDPALTDDEAVEAYRMLGISEFNLGDLPAARAAFVNLLSHDPDYALDPFLVPPAIVEFFDRVKKEHEPALAPLRERRRALREQQRLADEAKRRLLSEEQLRTGPPTKVVRVQERLYLFNWMPFGAGQFQNGDRAKGTAIAAGQIALGAVNIAAIVIHNQLADDRTRTCTSGQPGCSNPPYSDSDRRVLRNVEVVKYVSAAMFWALYGYGVWDAHRHFVPIVETEMAPGGEPAGASLKLEWRY; via the coding sequence GTGAACGCGATCCCCCTGCTGCTGGCGCTCTCGCTGCTCGCGCCCCCCGAGCTGAAGCGGGCCAAGGACCGCTTCGAGTTCGGCGCGTACGGCGACGCCGCCGGGGCGCTCCGCCAGATGCTCGCAGGCGACCCGGCGCTCACCGACGACGAGGCGGTCGAGGCGTACCGGATGCTCGGCATCTCCGAGTTCAACCTGGGCGACCTCCCCGCGGCGCGCGCCGCGTTCGTGAACCTGCTCTCGCACGATCCCGACTACGCGCTCGACCCGTTCCTGGTGCCGCCCGCCATCGTGGAGTTCTTCGACCGGGTGAAGAAGGAGCACGAGCCGGCGCTGGCGCCGCTGCGCGAGCGGCGCCGGGCGCTCCGCGAGCAGCAGCGGCTGGCCGACGAGGCCAAGCGGCGGCTGCTCAGCGAGGAGCAGCTGCGCACCGGGCCGCCGACGAAGGTGGTGCGCGTGCAGGAGCGCCTGTACCTGTTCAACTGGATGCCGTTCGGCGCCGGCCAGTTCCAGAACGGCGACCGGGCCAAGGGCACCGCCATCGCGGCCGGCCAGATCGCGCTCGGCGCCGTGAACATCGCGGCCATCGTCATCCACAACCAGCTCGCCGACGACCGGACCCGCACCTGCACCTCCGGCCAGCCCGGCTGCTCCAACCCGCCCTACAGCGACTCGGACCGCCGGGTGCTCCGCAACGTCGAGGTGGTGAAGTACGTGTCGGCCGCGATGTTCTGGGCGCTGTACGGCTACGGGGTCTGGGACGCCCACCGGCACTTCGTCCCCATCGTCGAGACCGAGATGGCGCCCGGCGGCGAGCCGGCCGGCGCGTCGCTCAAGCTCGAGTGGAGGTACTAG